Proteins encoded in a region of the Phalacrocorax carbo chromosome 15, bPhaCar2.1, whole genome shotgun sequence genome:
- the SMTN gene encoding smoothelin isoform X2 — protein sequence MSQENLLGMDEGALRKLLEVTVDLAERRRIRSAIRELQRQELERDEEALASKRFRPERSGHRQDDKENWPRSRRLEEEQQAALAALSQQLEAITDVEELTKLLRAAGEYEERKLIRAAIRKLRAEEIEAAALAGNAQSSRRASSEPSAVPGDVKISRKDDAETPAMARNEKSSQRDDTELPALAGSRESHGEGSAEPLATATSRENSQQDDVKQPALARPEENSCRGAAKQSPAQEPEGSAAHEEDNTVEQECVPAGMQELCSQQAGDPQKPSAQAVVSETLVLVELQPAPEPSPEPRDDGKELERDQPCSLDTAQPEGQPQAAWKEGSLGSPATAQEPDGGQSHRVEQPPRGQPSAGSQGSQLGVRVCSQLLGPAGRRGELPVVAVLTQDVAGTPARLNTHRWEQMPPSPRLAGRTELSPAGPPPRSGSVRERAQRFTPAGPGPAPSAAAAGGPAGAGGAGGRAGPGQWQRGPRTAPPGPAQNARGGGGGGAEQRPVPLPAGPGPGPGLDGMKTYFTIEIKDGRVQPLAPRVVAAPGSQRAEVTLGLRSTPIRVTAVPSSGSSVCSISSVSSNVTKMEPEVVEQPQAPRLEPQLPNGMEKVQVKELERRSKLNVEELSRIEDEDVLDKMLDRTTDFEERRLIRNAMRELRQRKRDQREKERDQRLQEMRSQATAGRAGHATETTTTQSTQSADGSARSTVTKTERLVQSSDGTKTSRTTTMESSYVKRSDNGNSTFVQTKSSYSSSSKKMGSIFDREDESASRQSSLAALERRQAEKKKELMKAQSLPKTSASQARKAMMEKLQKESGSSPNPAAARTAVQRSSSFGVPNANSIKQMLLDWCRAKTRGYEHVDIQNFSSSWSDGMAFCALVHNFFPDAFDYSQLTPQNRRHNFEVAFSSAETLVDCVPLVEVEDMMIMGKKPDSKCVFTYVQSLYNHLRRHELRMQQKEC from the exons aTGTCCCAGGAGAACCTCCTCGGCATGGACGAGGGAGCGCTGCGGAAGCTG TTGGAGGTAACGGTGGACCTGGCTGAGCGGCGCCGCATCCGCTCGGCCATCAGGGAGCTTCAGCggcaggagctggagagggacgaggAGGCACTCGCATCCAAGCGCTTCCGCCCGGAGCGCAGCGGCCACCGGCAGGACGACAAGGAGAACTGGCCGCG GTCCCGGCGcctggaggaggagcagcaggcagccctGGCCGCCTTGTCCCAGCAGCTTGAAGCCATCACCGATGTGGAGGAGCTGACAAAACTG CTGCGGGCGGCGGGTGAGTACGAGGAGCGCAAGCTGATCCGAGCTGCCATCCGCAAGCTGCGGGCTGAGGAGATCGAAG CCGCAGCCCTGGCTGGGAATGCGCAGAGCAGCCGGAGAGCCAGCAGTGAGCCCTCCGCTGTGCCTGGGGATGTGAAAATCAGCCGGAAGGATGATGCTGAAACGCCAGCCATGGCTAGGAATGAGAAGAGCAGCCAGAGGGACGATActgagctgccagctctggctgggagcagggagagtCATGGTGAGGGCAGCGCCGAGCCCCTGGCCACAGCCACGAGCAGGGAGAACAGCCAGCAGGATGATGTAAAGCAGCCAGCGCTGGCTAGGCCAGAGGAGAACAGCTGCAGGGGGGCTGCCAAGCAGTCCCCTGCCCAGGAGCCTGAAGGCTCAGCG gctCATGAGGAAGACAACACGGTGGAGCAGGAGTGTGTCCcagctgggatgcaggagcTATGCAGCCAGCAGGCGGGAGACCCCCAGAAACCCAGTGCCCAGG ccGTGGTCTCGGAGACCCTTGTGCTCGTggagctgcagccagctccGGAGCCCAGTCCGGAGCCCAGAGATGATGggaaggagctggagagggaccAGCCATGTTCCCTGGACACTGCCCAGCCTGaggggcagccccaggcagcctggAAGGAAGGGAGCTTGGGCAGCCCTGCCACTGCCCAGGAGCCTGATGGAGGTCAAAGCCACCGGGTGGAGCAGCCCCCTCGGGGCCAGCCCAGTgctggcagccagggcagccag cttGGTGTCAGGGTGTGCAGCCAGTTGTTGGGGCCAGCTGGGAGGCGTGGTGAGCTGCCAGTGG TGGCAGTTCTCACCCAGGATGTAGCAGGGACCCCGGCTCGCCTGAACACTCACCGGTGGGAGCAAATGCCGCCTTCCCCACGCCTGGCTGGCCGCACTG AGCTgagccccgccgggccgccgccgcggtCCGGCTCGGTGCGGGAGCGCGCCCAGCGCTTcaccccggcggggccggggccggcccccagcgcggcggcggcgggcggcccggcgggggcgggcggcgcgggggggcgggccgggcccggccaATGGCAGCGGGGGCCCCGCacggccccgccgggccccgctcAAAacgcgcggggcggcggcggcggaggcgcAGAGCAGCGCCCGgtcccgctccccgccggccccggtcccggccccggCCTCGACGGCATGAAGACCTACTTCACCATCGAGATCAAGGATGGGCGCGTGCAGCCCCTGGCGCCCCGCGTCGTGGCCGCCCCCGGCAGCCAGCGGGCAG AGGTGACCCTGGGGCTGCGGAGCACCCCCATCCGCGTCACCGCTGTCCCTAGCAGCGGCAGCAGTGTCTGCAGCATCAGCAGCGTCAGCAGCAATGTCACCAAG ATGGAGCCAGAGGTGGTggagcagccccaggcaccGAGGCTGGAGCCGCAGCTGCCCAACGGCATGGAGAAGGTCCAAGTGAAGGAGCTGGAGCGAAGGAGCAAGCTGAATGTCGAGGAGCTGAGCAGGATTGAGGATGAGGATGTTCTGGATAAGATG ctggatCGGACAACGGACTTTGAGGAGCGGCGACTGATCCGAAACGCCATGCGGGAGCTGCGCCAGCGCAAGCGAG ACCAGCGGGAGAAAGAGCGGGACCAGCGACTGCAGGAGATGAGGAGCCAGGCTACAGCAGGGAGGGCTGGCCATGCCACAGAGACCACCACCACACAGAGCACCCAGTCGGCCGACGGCTCAGCACGCAGCACCGTCACCAAGACTGAGCGTCTCGTCCAGTCTA GTGATGGCACCAAGACCTCCCGTACCACAACCATGGAGTCAAGTTACGTGAAGAGATCAGACA atggCAACAGCACATTTGTTCAAACCAAATCATCATACAGCTCCTCTTCCAAAAAAATGGGCAG CATTTTTGACCGTGAAGATGAGAGTGCCTCCAGACAGAGCAGCCTGGCTGCGCTGGAGCGGCGCCAGGCTgagaagaagaaggaattgATGAAAGCTCAGAGCCTGCCCAAGACATCGGCCTCGCAGGCTCGCAAGGCCATGATGGAGAAGCTGCAGAAGGAGAGTGGGAG CTCGCCAAACCCCGCAGCAGCACGCACCGCTGTGCAACGCTCctccagctttggtgtgcccAACGCCAACAGCATCAAACAGATGTTGCTGGACTGGTGCAGAGCCAAGACCCGGGGCTATGAG CACGTGGACATCCAGAACTTCTCATCCAGCTGGAGTGATGGCATGGCCTTTTGCGCCTTAGTCCACAACTTCTTCCCCGACGCATTTGACTACAGCCAGCTGACGCCCCAGAACCGCCGCCACAACTTCGAGGTGGCCTTTTCCTCCGCAGA
- the SMTN gene encoding smoothelin isoform X1, producing MSQENLLGMDEGALRKLLEVTVDLAERRRIRSAIRELQRQELERDEEALASKRFRPERSGHRQDDKENWPRSRRLEEEQQAALAALSQQLEAITDVEELTKLLRAAGEYEERKLIRAAIRKLRAEEIEAAALAGNAQSSRRASSEPSAVPGDVKISRKDDAETPAMARNEKSSQRDDTELPALAGSRESHGEGSAEPLATATSRENSQQDDVKQPALARPEENSCRGAAKQSPAQEPEGSAAHEEDNTVEQECVPAGMQELCSQQAGDPQKPSAQAVVSETLVLVELQPAPEPSPEPRDDGKELERDQPCSLDTAQPEGQPQAAWKEGSLGSPATAQEPDGGQSHRVEQPPRGQPSAGSQGSQLGVRVCSQLLGPAGRRGELPVVAVLTQDVAGTPARLNTHRWEQMPPSPRLAGRTELSPAGPPPRSGSVRERAQRFTPAGPGPAPSAAAAGGPAGAGGAGGRAGPGQWQRGPRTAPPGPAQNARGGGGGGAEQRPVPLPAGPGPGPGLDGMKTYFTIEIKDGRVQPLAPRVVAAPGSQRAEVTLGLRSTPIRVTAVPSSGSSVCSISSVSSNVTKMEPEVVEQPQAPRLEPQLPNGMEKVQVKELERRSKLNVEELSRIEDEDVLDKMLDRTTDFEERRLIRNAMRELRQRKRDQREKERDQRLQEMRSQATAGRAGHATETTTTQSTQSADGSARSTVTKTERLVQSSDGTKTSRTTTMESSYVKRSDNGNSTFVQTKSSYSSSSKKMGSIFDREDESASRQSSLAALERRQAEKKKELMKAQSLPKTSASQARKAMMEKLQKESGSSPNPAAARTAVQRSSSFGVPNANSIKQMLLDWCRAKTRGYEHVDIQNFSSSWSDGMAFCALVHNFFPDAFDYSQLTPQNRRHNFEVAFSSAEKHADCPQLLDVEDMVRMREPDWKCVYTYIQEFYRCLVQKGLVKTKKS from the exons aTGTCCCAGGAGAACCTCCTCGGCATGGACGAGGGAGCGCTGCGGAAGCTG TTGGAGGTAACGGTGGACCTGGCTGAGCGGCGCCGCATCCGCTCGGCCATCAGGGAGCTTCAGCggcaggagctggagagggacgaggAGGCACTCGCATCCAAGCGCTTCCGCCCGGAGCGCAGCGGCCACCGGCAGGACGACAAGGAGAACTGGCCGCG GTCCCGGCGcctggaggaggagcagcaggcagccctGGCCGCCTTGTCCCAGCAGCTTGAAGCCATCACCGATGTGGAGGAGCTGACAAAACTG CTGCGGGCGGCGGGTGAGTACGAGGAGCGCAAGCTGATCCGAGCTGCCATCCGCAAGCTGCGGGCTGAGGAGATCGAAG CCGCAGCCCTGGCTGGGAATGCGCAGAGCAGCCGGAGAGCCAGCAGTGAGCCCTCCGCTGTGCCTGGGGATGTGAAAATCAGCCGGAAGGATGATGCTGAAACGCCAGCCATGGCTAGGAATGAGAAGAGCAGCCAGAGGGACGATActgagctgccagctctggctgggagcagggagagtCATGGTGAGGGCAGCGCCGAGCCCCTGGCCACAGCCACGAGCAGGGAGAACAGCCAGCAGGATGATGTAAAGCAGCCAGCGCTGGCTAGGCCAGAGGAGAACAGCTGCAGGGGGGCTGCCAAGCAGTCCCCTGCCCAGGAGCCTGAAGGCTCAGCG gctCATGAGGAAGACAACACGGTGGAGCAGGAGTGTGTCCcagctgggatgcaggagcTATGCAGCCAGCAGGCGGGAGACCCCCAGAAACCCAGTGCCCAGG ccGTGGTCTCGGAGACCCTTGTGCTCGTggagctgcagccagctccGGAGCCCAGTCCGGAGCCCAGAGATGATGggaaggagctggagagggaccAGCCATGTTCCCTGGACACTGCCCAGCCTGaggggcagccccaggcagcctggAAGGAAGGGAGCTTGGGCAGCCCTGCCACTGCCCAGGAGCCTGATGGAGGTCAAAGCCACCGGGTGGAGCAGCCCCCTCGGGGCCAGCCCAGTgctggcagccagggcagccag cttGGTGTCAGGGTGTGCAGCCAGTTGTTGGGGCCAGCTGGGAGGCGTGGTGAGCTGCCAGTGG TGGCAGTTCTCACCCAGGATGTAGCAGGGACCCCGGCTCGCCTGAACACTCACCGGTGGGAGCAAATGCCGCCTTCCCCACGCCTGGCTGGCCGCACTG AGCTgagccccgccgggccgccgccgcggtCCGGCTCGGTGCGGGAGCGCGCCCAGCGCTTcaccccggcggggccggggccggcccccagcgcggcggcggcgggcggcccggcgggggcgggcggcgcgggggggcgggccgggcccggccaATGGCAGCGGGGGCCCCGCacggccccgccgggccccgctcAAAacgcgcggggcggcggcggcggaggcgcAGAGCAGCGCCCGgtcccgctccccgccggccccggtcccggccccggCCTCGACGGCATGAAGACCTACTTCACCATCGAGATCAAGGATGGGCGCGTGCAGCCCCTGGCGCCCCGCGTCGTGGCCGCCCCCGGCAGCCAGCGGGCAG AGGTGACCCTGGGGCTGCGGAGCACCCCCATCCGCGTCACCGCTGTCCCTAGCAGCGGCAGCAGTGTCTGCAGCATCAGCAGCGTCAGCAGCAATGTCACCAAG ATGGAGCCAGAGGTGGTggagcagccccaggcaccGAGGCTGGAGCCGCAGCTGCCCAACGGCATGGAGAAGGTCCAAGTGAAGGAGCTGGAGCGAAGGAGCAAGCTGAATGTCGAGGAGCTGAGCAGGATTGAGGATGAGGATGTTCTGGATAAGATG ctggatCGGACAACGGACTTTGAGGAGCGGCGACTGATCCGAAACGCCATGCGGGAGCTGCGCCAGCGCAAGCGAG ACCAGCGGGAGAAAGAGCGGGACCAGCGACTGCAGGAGATGAGGAGCCAGGCTACAGCAGGGAGGGCTGGCCATGCCACAGAGACCACCACCACACAGAGCACCCAGTCGGCCGACGGCTCAGCACGCAGCACCGTCACCAAGACTGAGCGTCTCGTCCAGTCTA GTGATGGCACCAAGACCTCCCGTACCACAACCATGGAGTCAAGTTACGTGAAGAGATCAGACA atggCAACAGCACATTTGTTCAAACCAAATCATCATACAGCTCCTCTTCCAAAAAAATGGGCAG CATTTTTGACCGTGAAGATGAGAGTGCCTCCAGACAGAGCAGCCTGGCTGCGCTGGAGCGGCGCCAGGCTgagaagaagaaggaattgATGAAAGCTCAGAGCCTGCCCAAGACATCGGCCTCGCAGGCTCGCAAGGCCATGATGGAGAAGCTGCAGAAGGAGAGTGGGAG CTCGCCAAACCCCGCAGCAGCACGCACCGCTGTGCAACGCTCctccagctttggtgtgcccAACGCCAACAGCATCAAACAGATGTTGCTGGACTGGTGCAGAGCCAAGACCCGGGGCTATGAG CACGTGGACATCCAGAACTTCTCATCCAGCTGGAGTGATGGCATGGCCTTTTGCGCCTTAGTCCACAACTTCTTCCCCGACGCATTTGACTACAGCCAGCTGACGCCCCAGAACCGCCGCCACAACTTCGAGGTGGCCTTTTCCTCCGCAGA